Proteins encoded together in one Longimicrobium sp. window:
- a CDS encoding nucleotidyltransferase domain-containing protein: protein MTPSYPDIRAFLTPRQQAAALEVVRRVRAEVDAELWRVFLFGSRARREARPDSDIDLLLVFRRLPPDREPQAGEAEDIAEEVAERSGVPVTVWSVSLPDLERGRRTPMLVDALDDGIPLWPEGGAPLHLPFTPEDAAWCTACLLDRVAEGGAEAPALLRAGDVEGAARRVRDDVVRLCTALLLLHGETRPRRGDAVRRIPSRDPVLRWAAKAWGPPGHEEDAPVPPPPGGFGAAFAAVERLRGEVIRCRGRLAERARSLRNHPVYHPPDRPSRAASGAGQTAPRSPRVQP from the coding sequence ATGACACCCTCCTACCCGGACATCCGCGCATTCCTGACGCCGCGCCAGCAGGCCGCGGCGCTGGAGGTGGTGCGGCGCGTACGGGCGGAGGTGGATGCGGAGCTGTGGCGCGTCTTTCTCTTCGGGTCGCGGGCGAGAAGGGAGGCGCGGCCGGATTCGGACATCGATCTGCTGCTCGTCTTCCGGCGGCTGCCGCCGGACCGGGAGCCGCAGGCGGGCGAGGCGGAGGACATCGCGGAGGAGGTGGCGGAGCGGAGCGGGGTGCCGGTGACGGTGTGGTCCGTGTCGCTGCCGGACCTGGAGCGCGGGCGCCGCACGCCGATGCTGGTGGATGCGCTGGACGACGGCATCCCGCTCTGGCCGGAAGGCGGCGCGCCGCTCCACCTTCCGTTCACCCCCGAAGACGCCGCCTGGTGCACCGCGTGCCTCCTGGACCGCGTGGCCGAGGGCGGCGCCGAAGCCCCCGCGCTCCTGCGCGCCGGCGACGTGGAGGGCGCGGCGCGGCGGGTGCGCGACGACGTGGTGCGGCTGTGCACCGCGCTGCTGCTCCTGCATGGCGAGACGCGCCCGCGCCGCGGGGATGCGGTGCGCCGCATTCCGTCGCGCGATCCGGTGCTGCGCTGGGCGGCGAAGGCGTGGGGGCCGCCGGGGCACGAGGAGGACGCGCCCGTGCCGCCGCCGCCGGGTGGCTTCGGCGCGGCGTTCGCGGCGGTGGAGCGGCTGCGGGGCGAGGTCATCCGCTGCCGCGGCAGGCTGGCGGAGCGGGCGCGAAGCTTGCGGAATCATCCGGTGTATCACCCGCCGGACCGCCCCTCCCGCGCAGCATCCGGAGCGGGGCAGACGGCACCTCGATCACCCCGAGTGCAACCATGA